From the Paenibacillus sp. FSL H8-0548 genome, one window contains:
- a CDS encoding HAMP domain-containing sensor histidine kinase, whose translation MKHQSSKWLIGLKVAGATAMVFTFSGGAFSLAYWLTYWFYSKHEVDLPEYVLQLVNWGLGVLLLILIFAVVNLLVQPKQRAVWNEMMDALRRMAKGDFNVMVDQDKKYRGQIGDFIQSINDMAHDLKQVELLRQEFISNVSHEIQSPLTSIRGFASTLQREDLSAEEQKHYLSIIEKETTRLSRISDNLLKLTTLESEQQQLDRRRYRLDAQLESIVLACEPQWLEKELELELELEETEIAANEEMLSQVWVNLIHNAIKFTPALGSIRIVLRKVENNIAVTITDTGIGISPEDQLRIFERFYMGDKQRTRTADGSGLGLSIVKKIVELHQGDIQVKSRLLAGSTFEVTLPAE comes from the coding sequence ATGAAGCATCAATCATCTAAATGGCTGATTGGGCTGAAGGTTGCAGGAGCAACAGCGATGGTTTTCACGTTTAGCGGCGGCGCTTTTTCACTTGCTTATTGGCTGACTTACTGGTTCTATTCAAAGCATGAGGTGGATTTGCCGGAGTATGTGCTTCAGCTCGTGAATTGGGGCCTCGGTGTTCTCCTATTAATTTTGATTTTTGCGGTCGTTAATTTGCTGGTCCAGCCGAAGCAGAGAGCGGTTTGGAACGAGATGATGGATGCATTAAGGCGAATGGCCAAAGGCGACTTCAATGTAATGGTGGATCAGGATAAGAAGTATCGTGGTCAAATCGGTGATTTCATACAATCCATTAACGATATGGCCCATGATTTAAAGCAGGTCGAGCTGCTGCGGCAGGAATTTATCTCGAATGTATCGCATGAGATTCAATCTCCCTTAACATCTATTCGCGGCTTCGCAAGCACGCTGCAGCGCGAGGATTTAAGCGCAGAGGAGCAAAAGCATTACTTGTCCATTATTGAGAAGGAAACGACACGGCTATCCAGAATAAGCGACAATCTGCTAAAGCTGACTACGCTTGAATCGGAGCAGCAGCAGCTTGATCGGAGACGTTACCGCCTTGATGCGCAGCTGGAGAGTATCGTACTGGCTTGTGAGCCCCAGTGGCTGGAGAAGGAGCTTGAGCTTGAATTAGAGCTGGAGGAAACGGAAATTGCGGCGAATGAGGAGATGTTAAGCCAGGTCTGGGTAAATCTCATTCATAATGCGATTAAGTTTACGCCTGCTCTGGGCAGCATCAGAATCGTACTGCGCAAAGTAGAGAATAACATAGCTGTGACCATAACGGATACGGGTATTGGCATTTCGCCTGAGGACCAGCTTCGTATTTTTGAGCGCTTCTATATGGGAGACAAGCAGCGTACAAGAACTGCTGACGGAAGCGGGCTTGGACTGTCCATAGTGAAAAAAATTGTAGAGCTGCATCAAGGCGATATTCAAGTGAAAAGCCGTCTGCTCGCAGGCTCAACCTTTGAGGTAACGCTGCCAGCTGAATAG
- a CDS encoding response regulator transcription factor — MGYVLVVDDDPHIRELVCVILQKEGLNVEEAPDGQSALAQMANLPADMVILDIMMPNMDGWELCRELRKQYDIPLLMLTAKGEMGDKVKGFNLGTDDYLVKPFDPAELSVRVKALMKRYRIAVSQQVAVAELMLDRQAYEIRVHSENITLPPKEFELLFMLVSHLGRTLPRNQLIESIWGYDFDGNERTLDVHINRLRERFVTWQVSIKISTIRGLGYRLEALK; from the coding sequence ATGGGCTATGTACTAGTGGTGGACGATGATCCGCATATACGGGAGCTTGTTTGTGTCATTTTGCAGAAAGAGGGACTGAATGTGGAGGAGGCGCCAGACGGACAATCGGCGCTTGCACAGATGGCGAATTTACCGGCGGATATGGTTATATTGGACATCATGATGCCCAATATGGACGGCTGGGAGCTATGCCGAGAGCTGCGGAAGCAGTACGATATTCCGCTGCTCATGCTGACAGCCAAGGGAGAGATGGGGGACAAGGTAAAAGGCTTCAATCTGGGAACGGACGATTATTTGGTCAAACCATTTGATCCGGCTGAGCTAAGCGTCAGAGTCAAGGCGTTGATGAAGCGCTATCGCATAGCAGTATCCCAGCAGGTAGCTGTAGCAGAGCTAATGCTGGATCGTCAGGCTTATGAAATAAGGGTGCATTCGGAAAATATTACGCTCCCGCCGAAGGAGTTTGAGCTGCTGTTCATGCTGGTTAGCCATCTAGGCCGAACACTTCCGCGAAATCAGCTGATCGAGTCGATTTGGGGATATGATTTTGACGGTAATGAAAGAACGCTCGATGTGCATATTAACCGATTAAGGGAACGATTCGTGACCTGGCAGGTTTCCATTAAGATTAGTACGATTCGTGGTCTCGGCTATCGACTGGAGGCTTTGAAATGA
- a CDS encoding ABC transporter ATP-binding protein has protein sequence MKDKRSNVKRFIGLIMETNPPKVMLTIAVILSVITTLVGLTIPIFTKNMVNGFSLGSLSTAQMIGMGVAFIAQVVSGGVSVYLLHYSGNKIVSSIRERLWSKLLRLPVPYYDNKSSGDTISRLTNDTALLKGLITEHVTGFFTGILSIVGALSILFYMNWQMTLIMLTVFPVAALIMVPIGRKMYTISKATQAENAQFTSVINRVVSEIRLVKASGSEPVEYEQGRTGIQNLFGLGLKEARMQAIISPIVTFVMLLLLVCLIGFGGVQVSSGAMTAGELVAFIMYLFQIMLPITQISQFFTQFQKAMGATDSIIGIIESEEEDQDSGKAVTEMNQTLQVDHVSFSYKPEEPILKDVSLTIAAGKVTALVGPSGSGKTTLFSLLERFYDPTSGAIRLGGTDIRNSSLRSWRSQIGYVSQESPIIAGTIRDNLCYGLSREVTDLEIEQAAKMAYADGFIDALPDRYETSVGERGIKLSGGQRQRIAIARALLRDPHILMLDEATSNLDSKSEEVVQDALKNLMIGRTTVVIAHRLSTVVDADSIVFLEKGIITGVGTHDQLYDSHAMYREFANGQLRLNQTAS, from the coding sequence ATGAAAGACAAACGGAGTAATGTTAAGCGGTTTATAGGACTCATTATGGAGACAAATCCTCCAAAGGTGATGCTTACTATAGCGGTTATTCTAAGTGTCATTACAACACTTGTGGGATTGACGATTCCTATTTTTACAAAAAATATGGTTAACGGATTTTCACTGGGCTCATTAAGCACGGCTCAAATGATCGGCATGGGAGTCGCTTTTATTGCGCAGGTCGTATCCGGCGGTGTTTCAGTCTATCTGCTGCATTACAGCGGCAATAAAATTGTATCGTCCATTCGCGAGCGTCTATGGAGCAAGCTGCTGCGCTTGCCGGTTCCCTATTATGACAATAAATCCTCAGGGGATACGATTAGCCGTCTTACCAACGACACCGCACTGCTGAAAGGACTCATTACGGAGCATGTAACAGGCTTTTTTACAGGGATTTTGTCCATTGTTGGCGCATTGTCGATCCTATTCTATATGAATTGGCAGATGACGCTCATTATGCTTACTGTTTTTCCAGTCGCTGCTTTAATTATGGTACCGATTGGCCGCAAAATGTACACCATCTCCAAGGCGACACAGGCGGAAAATGCTCAATTTACGTCTGTCATCAATCGCGTCGTATCTGAAATTCGTCTAGTGAAGGCGTCCGGCTCGGAGCCGGTAGAATATGAGCAGGGACGTACAGGTATTCAAAATTTGTTCGGACTTGGCCTGAAGGAAGCGCGTATGCAGGCAATTATTTCGCCTATCGTTACTTTTGTTATGCTGCTGCTGCTCGTATGCTTAATTGGGTTCGGCGGTGTTCAAGTATCTTCAGGTGCAATGACTGCAGGCGAATTGGTCGCCTTCATTATGTATCTGTTTCAAATTATGCTGCCGATTACACAGATCTCACAGTTCTTCACACAGTTTCAGAAAGCAATGGGAGCGACCGATAGTATTATTGGTATTATAGAGTCAGAAGAGGAAGATCAAGATAGCGGCAAAGCCGTTACGGAGATGAATCAGACGCTGCAGGTAGACCATGTTTCCTTCTCCTATAAGCCGGAAGAGCCGATTCTTAAGGATGTGAGCTTAACGATAGCAGCGGGCAAGGTAACGGCGCTTGTCGGCCCAAGCGGCAGCGGCAAGACGACGCTTTTCTCGCTGCTAGAGCGCTTCTATGATCCAACCTCTGGCGCCATTCGGCTAGGCGGAACGGATATTCGTAATTCCTCGCTGCGCTCATGGCGCAGCCAGATCGGCTATGTGTCACAGGAGAGCCCGATTATAGCCGGGACGATAAGAGATAATCTGTGCTACGGGCTATCCCGTGAAGTCACAGATTTGGAAATCGAGCAGGCTGCTAAGATGGCCTATGCAGACGGCTTTATTGATGCACTGCCCGATCGCTATGAAACTAGTGTAGGAGAACGCGGCATTAAGCTCTCAGGCGGTCAGCGTCAGCGGATTGCTATTGCAAGAGCGCTGCTTCGGGACCCGCATATTCTCATGCTCGACGAGGCCACGTCGAATCTGGATAGCAAGTCAGAGGAAGTAGTACAGGACGCGCTGAAAAACTTGATGATCGGACGGACGACCGTCGTGATCGCTCATCGTTTATCGACGGTTGTGGATGCGGACTCGATCGTATTTTTAGAAAAAGGGATCATAACTGGTGTTGGAACTCATGATCAGCTGTATGACAGCCACGCAATGTATCGTGAATTCGCCAATGGTCAGCTTCGGTTGAATCAAACGGCCTCCTAA
- a CDS encoding BadF/BadG/BcrA/BcrD ATPase family protein, with translation MNSEHVVIGIDGGGTYTRVMICDLWGHVLSFVERGSASIYKDEKAAQNVQGAIAEALRQANRTNEQVVALVAGIAGYDAPSDLEWITPLTELPGLSCPKWHVNDAVSAHSGALMGKPGIVVIAGTGSIIVGSTEDGQFIRNYDFHHYAVSAARSIAYDAVYEMLAGGYDETDRPLLLKMLEHFGVQAIDQLAEAAKKGFAEDRRERDKHFGDFAPVITEAAEQGSVLAIRVCNRAIAQIKVGIELIAASFTSEEVAVTFIGSVANSTYFLRTLSDRLTIGNNKRYSIMKPQFAPVIGSVLLALKNVNVSVDNEMISKLQEFKHPQL, from the coding sequence ATGAACTCGGAGCATGTAGTAATTGGAATAGATGGCGGCGGGACCTACACCCGCGTTATGATATGTGATCTTTGGGGTCATGTGCTCTCCTTTGTTGAGAGAGGCTCGGCTTCTATTTATAAGGACGAGAAGGCCGCTCAAAATGTACAGGGTGCCATAGCCGAGGCTTTGCGCCAGGCTAACCGGACAAATGAACAGGTAGTCGCGCTGGTTGCTGGCATAGCAGGCTACGATGCGCCGTCCGATCTCGAATGGATTACTCCGCTTACAGAGCTTCCTGGTCTGTCTTGTCCAAAATGGCATGTAAATGATGCCGTATCTGCCCACTCTGGCGCCTTGATGGGCAAGCCTGGAATCGTCGTTATTGCCGGTACCGGCTCCATTATTGTAGGTAGTACGGAAGATGGTCAATTCATACGCAATTATGATTTTCATCATTACGCAGTAAGCGCCGCTCGCTCTATCGCTTATGATGCGGTATATGAAATGCTGGCTGGAGGCTATGACGAAACCGATCGTCCTCTTCTCCTAAAGATGCTTGAGCACTTTGGGGTTCAAGCTATTGATCAGCTTGCGGAAGCTGCCAAAAAAGGTTTTGCCGAGGATCGGCGCGAGCGCGACAAACATTTTGGCGATTTTGCTCCTGTCATTACTGAGGCGGCTGAGCAAGGAAGCGTGCTTGCTATCCGCGTATGCAACCGTGCCATCGCTCAAATTAAGGTTGGCATCGAGCTTATTGCCGCTTCCTTCACAAGTGAAGAAGTAGCCGTTACCTTCATTGGCAGCGTAGCGAACAGCACTTATTTCCTACGAACGCTGAGCGATCGGCTCACCATCGGAAACAATAAGCGCTATTCCATTATGAAGCCGCAATTCGCACCCGTAATCGGTTCAGTTCTCTTGGCGTTAAAAAACGTGAATGTTTCCGTTGATAATGAAATGATAAGCAAGCTGCAGGAGTTTAAGCATCCTCAGCTCTAA
- a CDS encoding class I SAM-dependent methyltransferase, with protein sequence MMKLDLKEQFGDIDIYLFDQLLKGRVTQEMRILDAGCGTGRNLTYLLRGGYEVYAVDRSEAAIGEVQKLGAAIAPGWLSEQARVEAVEQMSFADESFDFIISSAVLHFANDEAHFEQMVHELWRVLKPGGRLFARLASSIGMESSVQPLGNERYLLPDGSIRFLVNEERLLSLTDRLNGQWYEPLKTVIVAGKRCMTTWCIQKTIYKIQS encoded by the coding sequence ATGATGAAGCTGGATTTAAAGGAGCAATTTGGCGATATTGATATCTACCTATTTGATCAGCTGCTCAAAGGCAGAGTGACACAGGAGATGCGGATACTGGATGCCGGCTGCGGCACTGGGCGGAATTTAACGTATTTGCTTCGCGGCGGCTATGAGGTGTATGCGGTCGATCGCTCGGAGGCTGCGATTGGGGAGGTGCAGAAGCTGGGGGCTGCAATCGCTCCAGGCTGGCTCAGTGAGCAGGCTCGCGTTGAGGCTGTGGAGCAGATGAGCTTTGCCGACGAAAGCTTTGATTTTATTATAAGCAGCGCGGTGCTGCATTTTGCGAATGATGAGGCTCACTTTGAACAAATGGTTCATGAGCTATGGCGGGTATTGAAGCCGGGCGGGAGATTATTCGCACGTTTGGCCTCATCCATCGGGATGGAGTCCAGTGTGCAGCCGCTTGGCAATGAACGTTATCTGCTTCCAGATGGCAGCATTCGTTTTCTTGTAAATGAAGAGCGGCTGTTAAGCTTGACTGACAGGCTGAACGGTCAATGGTATGAACCGCTCAAAACGGTCATCGTAGCAGGAAAGCGCTGCATGACCACATGGTGTATCCAAAAAACCATCTACAAAATTCAGAGCTGA
- a CDS encoding class I SAM-dependent methyltransferase — MENLVYQMVMMIVAAAVLAAVLYIVYKSWRNGISPMPASAAVRHAVVRVMKQRASRGVMVEAGSGWGTLALQIAESCKGWRVIGIENSVIPMWISFLAARLGNHPNVSFERTDLYTYSYRGVDTVVCYLYPGAMQRLSTIFRAQLDPGAYVISVCFALPDWEPEQTIICRDLYRTKLYVYKA, encoded by the coding sequence ATGGAAAACCTCGTCTATCAGATGGTTATGATGATTGTGGCTGCAGCCGTTCTGGCTGCGGTCTTATACATCGTTTATAAGAGCTGGAGAAACGGCATATCGCCGATGCCTGCATCGGCAGCTGTTAGACATGCAGTTGTCCGTGTGATGAAACAGCGGGCGAGTCGCGGAGTTATGGTAGAGGCGGGTTCGGGCTGGGGTACATTAGCGCTGCAGATTGCAGAAAGCTGCAAGGGCTGGCGAGTGATCGGCATCGAAAATTCAGTTATCCCCATGTGGATATCTTTTTTGGCGGCGAGGCTTGGTAATCATCCCAATGTATCGTTCGAAAGGACTGATTTATACACATATTCATACAGGGGTGTGGATACGGTTGTGTGTTATCTTTATCCGGGAGCGATGCAGCGGCTAAGTACAATTTTTCGAGCACAATTGGATCCCGGAGCATATGTCATCAGTGTCTGCTTTGCGCTGCCGGACTGGGAGCCGGAGCAGACCATTATTTGTCGCGATCTGTATCGTACTAAGCTGTATGTATACAAGGCTTGA
- a CDS encoding DEAD/DEAH box helicase, with product MSEVKFADYSLSNEIVRALESLSYETPTEVQREVIPVALEQKDLVVKSQTGSGKTAAYGIPLCELVDWNENKPQVLVLTPTRELALQVNEDITNIGRFKRIKAMAVYGKAPFHIQKAELKQRTHVVVGTPGRVHDHIERGTLAIDRIKYLVIDEADEMLNMGFIEQVQGIIQQLSTDRVTMLFSATFPEDVAKLAHKYMKDPVQVEIKAEGLTTATIEHTVIEVKEADKFKLLQDVMIVENPDSCIIFCRTQENVDQVFRQMAELQYPCDRIHGGMEQDERFEVMNAFRRGQFRYLVATDVAARGIDITNITHVINFDIPLEKEGYVHRTGRTGRAGKSGKAITFAAPKDGRRLAEIEGYIGFGIHKAKAPSEEAVDLRREDFEQKLNIGPVLKKDKREQLNKQIMKLNFNGGKKKKLRAVDFVGTIAKIEGVSADDIGIITILDNVTDVEILNGKGSLVLEVMRNTTVKGKQLKVRRGNKS from the coding sequence ATGAGTGAAGTGAAGTTTGCGGATTATTCTTTAAGTAATGAAATTGTGCGGGCGCTAGAGAGCCTGTCCTATGAAACACCGACCGAGGTGCAGCGCGAGGTTATACCCGTAGCGCTTGAGCAGAAGGATCTTGTAGTCAAATCCCAAACGGGCAGCGGCAAGACAGCAGCTTATGGCATTCCGCTATGCGAGCTGGTCGATTGGAATGAAAATAAGCCGCAGGTGCTTGTTTTGACGCCAACAAGAGAGCTTGCTCTCCAAGTAAATGAGGATATTACGAATATAGGACGATTCAAACGGATCAAGGCGATGGCTGTTTATGGTAAGGCTCCATTTCATATTCAGAAGGCAGAGCTTAAGCAAAGAACACATGTGGTTGTAGGGACGCCGGGGCGTGTGCACGATCATATCGAACGCGGAACACTTGCGATTGATCGGATTAAATACCTAGTTATTGATGAAGCAGATGAGATGCTGAATATGGGCTTTATCGAGCAGGTGCAGGGTATCATTCAACAGCTTTCAACAGACCGAGTAACGATGCTCTTTTCCGCGACATTTCCAGAGGATGTAGCGAAGTTAGCGCACAAATATATGAAGGACCCTGTACAGGTGGAAATTAAGGCTGAGGGGTTAACGACAGCTACGATTGAGCACACCGTAATAGAAGTGAAGGAAGCGGACAAGTTCAAGCTGCTGCAGGATGTTATGATCGTCGAAAACCCGGACAGCTGCATTATTTTTTGCCGCACACAGGAAAATGTCGATCAAGTATTCCGGCAGATGGCTGAGCTGCAGTATCCGTGCGATCGCATTCACGGCGGAATGGAGCAGGATGAGCGCTTTGAAGTGATGAATGCTTTCCGCAGAGGACAATTCCGCTACTTGGTGGCGACCGATGTTGCTGCAAGAGGCATTGATATTACGAACATTACCCATGTCATCAACTTTGATATTCCGCTGGAGAAGGAAGGTTATGTTCACCGCACAGGCAGAACAGGCCGGGCCGGAAAGTCGGGAAAAGCGATTACCTTCGCAGCGCCTAAGGATGGGCGGCGTTTAGCTGAAATCGAAGGCTATATCGGGTTCGGTATTCATAAGGCCAAGGCGCCATCGGAGGAAGCGGTTGATCTTCGACGCGAGGATTTTGAGCAAAAGCTTAATATCGGTCCGGTGCTCAAAAAGGATAAGCGTGAGCAATTGAACAAACAGATTATGAAGCTGAATTTCAATGGCGGAAAGAAGAAGAAGCTTAGAGCGGTTGATTTTGTCGGCACGATTGCGAAAATAGAAGGCGTGTCTGCGGATGATATCGGTATTATCACGATATTGGACAACGTTACGGATGTAGAGATTCTAAACGGAAAAGGATCGCTCGTACTCGAAGTGATGAGAAATACGACGGTCAAGGGCAAGCAGCTGAAGGTTCGCAGAGGCAATAAATCCTAA
- a CDS encoding methyl-accepting chemotaxis protein has protein sequence MTNIIRNIRMVVKEKDEQLSERDRDMVRRNLVVLCALLFTLGITLLSILAFIGQGSVDASTFRIIVLQLLTTGLYAFFYFSRKLIPYICYLAIIGSSINTISTILQSPSISNTFSIFYMLVICVIFMKLWPLVLGITLGFAELLYILIGQGEQLQLDAATVPTYIIMYILIAFLLFGAINVSTKMIKSMEAAREKAEHLSEQQASQQQALIDHVNVVTAHLNNITAAGEESNNSFVEMNFAFQEIARGATDQVDSTLSISDSIQDTNALINQMSASIDDLLHKTSEAATLAEQGKGSMAKLMETNMEFSQDIASVNEETALLIDRLAETSQFSTTIRDIANQTNLLSLNASIEAARAGEHGKGFAVVANEIRKLADMTAQAAIRITEQLTQFSGQSESTRSNLSQAAHRMQDSHAITEYTRESFDSIVSSVSELNVLTIGYGSLMQKINSSSGVIGDSTANLASISEEASATLEQLSATIESLLENNRSSQRLIKQAETDLRHITE, from the coding sequence ATGACAAACATCATTAGAAACATCCGTATGGTTGTAAAGGAGAAGGATGAGCAGTTATCCGAGAGAGACCGTGATATGGTCAGACGCAATCTTGTAGTACTGTGTGCTTTATTATTTACACTAGGTATCACATTGTTAAGCATACTTGCTTTTATTGGCCAAGGATCAGTGGACGCCAGCACATTCAGAATTATTGTTTTACAGCTTTTGACCACGGGTTTGTATGCTTTTTTTTATTTCTCGCGGAAGCTTATTCCTTATATTTGTTATTTAGCTATTATCGGATCAAGTATTAATACCATATCTACGATCCTTCAGTCCCCCAGCATATCCAATACATTTTCAATCTTTTATATGCTTGTCATTTGCGTTATTTTTATGAAGCTATGGCCGCTTGTGTTAGGGATTACTCTAGGGTTTGCTGAGCTGCTGTACATATTAATTGGGCAAGGTGAACAATTACAGCTGGATGCAGCGACAGTTCCTACCTATATAATTATGTACATATTAATTGCTTTTCTATTATTCGGTGCGATTAACGTTTCCACGAAAATGATCAAAAGCATGGAAGCAGCGCGTGAGAAAGCGGAGCATTTATCCGAGCAGCAAGCCAGCCAGCAGCAAGCGCTGATTGATCATGTTAATGTGGTTACCGCCCATTTGAACAATATAACCGCAGCTGGAGAGGAGAGTAATAATTCCTTCGTAGAAATGAATTTTGCTTTCCAGGAAATAGCACGCGGCGCCACCGATCAAGTAGATTCTACATTATCTATTAGTGACTCTATTCAGGATACGAATGCACTAATCAATCAGATGTCTGCATCTATTGATGACCTGCTTCATAAGACGAGTGAGGCGGCGACTCTTGCAGAGCAAGGCAAAGGCAGCATGGCCAAGCTAATGGAGACCAATATGGAATTCTCGCAGGATATTGCTTCCGTGAACGAGGAGACGGCACTGCTTATCGACCGATTAGCAGAAACTAGCCAATTTAGCACGACGATACGGGATATAGCTAATCAAACCAATCTATTGTCACTGAATGCCAGCATCGAGGCCGCTCGTGCAGGTGAGCATGGCAAAGGCTTTGCTGTTGTCGCAAATGAAATTCGCAAGCTGGCTGATATGACTGCACAGGCTGCTATACGTATTACCGAGCAGCTGACACAGTTTTCCGGCCAATCGGAGTCGACGCGCAGCAATCTGTCCCAAGCGGCTCATCGTATGCAGGATAGCCATGCCATTACAGAGTATACAAGAGAGTCCTTTGATTCCATTGTTAGCTCAGTATCGGAGCTTAATGTATTGACAATAGGCTACGGCAGTCTGATGCAAAAAATTAATAGCTCCTCAGGGGTTATTGGCGATTCTACAGCGAACCTTGCCTCTATTAGCGAAGAGGCTTCTGCAACGCTGGAGCAGCTCTCGGCGACGATTGAATCGCTGCTTGAAAATAATCGAAGCAGCCAAAGGCTTATCAAGCAAGCAGAGACGGATTTGCGTCATATCACTGAATAA